A section of the Pseudomonas fluorescens genome encodes:
- a CDS encoding DUF3859 domain-containing protein, whose amino-acid sequence MHLTRLSALAALMMISGFACAEVRIEGPVEFGVFEGPKAELQSGERVLRRSNEQIQTTTVVPAKLGTKFGLRYQLLGKVAEDTPLTLLYFTPGIRTADGQRHDKLEVTQKLVPGAPQDVMAYEFTESYEVVPGEWRFMVFQGDRLLTQKSFTVR is encoded by the coding sequence ATGCACCTCACCCGTTTAAGCGCCCTGGCGGCATTGATGATGATCAGCGGCTTTGCCTGCGCCGAAGTCCGTATCGAAGGCCCGGTAGAGTTCGGCGTGTTTGAAGGCCCGAAAGCCGAGCTGCAGTCGGGCGAGCGTGTGTTGCGGCGCAGCAACGAACAGATCCAGACCACCACCGTGGTGCCGGCCAAGCTGGGGACCAAGTTCGGCCTGCGTTACCAGTTGCTGGGCAAGGTCGCCGAAGATACGCCGTTGACCTTGCTCTACTTCACCCCAGGCATCCGGACGGCTGATGGCCAGCGGCATGACAAACTTGAAGTGACCCAGAAACTGGTGCCCGGTGCACCTCAGGACGTGATGGCCTACGAGTTCACCGAAAGCTACGAAGTGGTACCGGGCGAATGGCGATTCATGGTGTTTCAGGGGGATCGCCTGCTGACGCAGAAGAGCTTTACTGTGCGCTGA
- the fabA gene encoding 3-hydroxyacyl-[acyl-carrier-protein] dehydratase FabA, whose protein sequence is MTKQNAFTREDLLRCSRGELFGPGNAQLPAPNMLMVDRITHISEEGGKYGKGELVAELDITPDLWFFACHFEGDPVMPGCLGLDAMWQLVGFFLGWQGLPGRGRALGSGEVKFFGQVLPTAKKVTYNIQIKRVLKGKLNLAIADGSVSVDGREIYTAEGLRVGVFTSTDNF, encoded by the coding sequence ATGACCAAACAAAACGCCTTTACCCGGGAAGACCTGCTGCGCTGCAGTCGCGGTGAGCTGTTCGGCCCAGGTAACGCGCAACTGCCCGCCCCGAACATGCTGATGGTGGATCGCATCACCCATATCAGCGAAGAGGGTGGCAAGTACGGCAAAGGTGAATTGGTCGCCGAGCTGGATATCACCCCGGACCTCTGGTTCTTCGCCTGCCATTTCGAAGGTGACCCGGTCATGCCGGGCTGCCTGGGCCTTGATGCCATGTGGCAACTGGTCGGTTTCTTCCTCGGTTGGCAAGGCTTGCCTGGCCGCGGTCGCGCCCTGGGTTCGGGCGAAGTGAAGTTCTTTGGCCAGGTCCTGCCGACCGCCAAGAAAGTCACCTACAACATTCAGATCAAGCGCGTCCTCAAGGGCAAGCTGAACCTGGCCATCGCCGATGGTTCGGTGAGCGTCGACGGTCGCGAGATCTACACCGCCGAAGGCCTTCGCGTCGGCGTGTTCACTTCCACTGACAACTTTTAA
- a CDS encoding methyl-accepting chemotaxis protein, with protein MQENLRETIRRISDSSNQLASASEELSCVTEDATRGLHQQSQEIEQAATAVNQMTVAVEEVASNAVATSQASRESDRIAQQGREQVHQTVLSIESLADDVTANATQVEDLAQKVYGISKVLDVIRAIAEQTNLLALNAAIEAARAGEAGRGFAVVADEVRALAHRTQQSTREIEQMIGGIQQGTDQAVSSMQQSNGRARATLDIAKSAGTALEEIASAFTLINERNLVIASASEQQAAVAREVDRNLMNIRDLAMQTSAGANQTSAASQELSRLAVDLNTMVARFSV; from the coding sequence ATGCAGGAAAACCTGCGTGAAACAATCCGGCGCATTTCCGACTCATCCAACCAGCTGGCTTCCGCTTCCGAGGAGCTCAGTTGTGTCACCGAAGACGCCACCCGTGGCCTGCACCAGCAAAGCCAGGAAATCGAACAGGCCGCCACGGCAGTCAATCAGATGACTGTTGCGGTGGAGGAAGTGGCCAGTAATGCCGTGGCCACTTCCCAGGCTTCGCGCGAATCCGATCGAATTGCCCAACAAGGGCGCGAGCAGGTGCATCAGACGGTACTGTCGATTGAGTCACTGGCCGACGACGTGACCGCCAATGCCACCCAGGTCGAGGACCTGGCGCAGAAGGTGTACGGCATCAGCAAGGTATTGGATGTGATCCGTGCGATTGCCGAGCAGACCAATCTATTGGCGCTGAATGCCGCAATCGAGGCGGCGCGGGCCGGCGAGGCCGGGCGGGGTTTTGCGGTGGTCGCCGATGAGGTGCGGGCACTGGCCCACCGTACCCAGCAATCGACCCGGGAGATCGAGCAGATGATCGGCGGGATTCAGCAGGGTACCGATCAGGCGGTCAGTTCCATGCAACAGAGCAACGGCCGGGCGCGTGCGACCCTGGACATTGCCAAGTCAGCGGGCACCGCGCTGGAGGAGATTGCTTCGGCGTTCACCCTGATCAACGAGCGCAACCTGGTGATCGCCAGCGCTTCGGAACAGCAGGCGGCGGTGGCGCGGGAGGTGGATCGCAACTTGATGAATATTCGCGACCTGGCGATGCAGACATCGGCGGGAGCCAATCAGACCAGCGCCGCGAGCCAGGAGCTGTCGCGGTTGGCGGTGGATCTGAACACCATGGTGGCGCGGTTTTCGGTGTAG
- a CDS encoding ATP-binding protein has protein sequence MTLRRRWDINTRTQIITLGPALLLTLLLISFFTFVRIQDLRQELDHTGQLIANQLAPATEYGVISGNNDVLDSLLRATLATPHVRFLEIQDSAENILVYVEQPSEKHDRSLSVKIFQAPIRLQHIQLGNDFFQDSTAQPKAPRADYLGRVIVGMSNDAFSQRQQEILFKAAILALFALLFTFLLARRLAASLSQPISAMGHAVKAIQQGDYKTPLPIVDDSELGDLSRHINNLAEGLHHASREQQQAMAQLIQTREEAERANSAKSDFLAMMSHELRTPMNGVLGMLQLLETTSMTDEQTEYAALASESTEHLLKVINDILDFSRIERSALELEHIPFNLVDLINSCAQAFQHSAIQRGLVLELPIPPGMDALRVQGDPTRIRQILVNLIGNALKFTEQGTVSVEPNWQALDHELLWFTCTVRDTGIGITAERLELMFDAFQQADSSISRRYGGTGLGLPIARTLAERMGGTLRAQSEEGLGSVFTLEIPLAIYQQSLPQIAAPTQHKASAGEGRNVLLVEDNPVNRTVVEAMLRSLGFEVSIATDGAEAIRSAESLIFTAILMDCRLPVIDGYEATRQIRQLPGCADLPIIALTANALQGDREACLTAGMNDYLAKPFKRTDLQKILQRWVH, from the coding sequence ATCTCCGGCAACAACGACGTGCTCGACAGCCTGCTGCGGGCGACCCTGGCCACGCCCCATGTACGCTTCCTGGAAATCCAGGACAGCGCGGAAAATATTCTGGTGTATGTCGAGCAGCCGTCGGAAAAGCATGACCGCTCGCTGTCGGTAAAGATCTTCCAGGCACCGATACGCCTGCAGCATATCCAGTTGGGCAACGACTTTTTCCAGGACAGTACTGCCCAGCCCAAGGCACCCCGGGCCGACTATCTGGGGCGGGTGATCGTCGGCATGTCCAATGACGCCTTCAGCCAGCGCCAACAGGAGATCCTGTTCAAGGCCGCGATTCTCGCGCTGTTTGCCTTGCTCTTTACCTTCCTGCTGGCGCGGCGCCTGGCCGCCAGCCTGTCGCAACCGATCAGCGCCATGGGCCATGCGGTCAAGGCAATCCAGCAGGGTGACTACAAGACCCCACTGCCGATTGTCGACGACTCCGAACTGGGCGACCTGTCACGGCATATCAACAACCTTGCCGAAGGCTTGCACCACGCCAGCCGCGAACAGCAGCAGGCAATGGCCCAATTGATCCAGACGCGGGAAGAGGCCGAGCGCGCCAACAGCGCCAAGTCTGACTTCCTGGCGATGATGAGCCACGAACTGCGCACACCGATGAATGGTGTACTGGGCATGCTGCAACTGCTCGAAACCACGTCCATGACCGATGAGCAGACCGAATACGCCGCACTGGCCTCGGAATCCACCGAACACCTGCTCAAAGTCATCAACGATATCCTCGACTTCTCGCGTATCGAACGCTCGGCCCTGGAGCTTGAACATATTCCGTTCAACCTGGTGGACCTGATCAACAGCTGCGCCCAGGCCTTCCAGCACAGCGCCATACAACGCGGGCTGGTCCTGGAGTTGCCGATCCCGCCGGGAATGGACGCGTTGCGTGTCCAGGGAGACCCGACGCGGATCCGCCAGATCCTGGTGAACCTGATCGGCAATGCGCTGAAATTCACCGAGCAGGGTACGGTCAGCGTCGAGCCCAACTGGCAAGCCCTGGACCATGAATTGCTCTGGTTCACCTGCACCGTACGCGACACCGGGATTGGCATCACGGCCGAACGCCTGGAACTGATGTTCGATGCCTTTCAGCAGGCTGACAGCTCGATCTCCAGGCGTTACGGCGGCACCGGCCTGGGCCTGCCGATTGCCCGCACCCTGGCCGAACGCATGGGCGGCACTTTGCGCGCCCAGAGCGAGGAAGGGCTGGGGTCGGTATTCACCCTGGAAATCCCCCTGGCGATCTACCAACAGAGCCTGCCGCAGATCGCCGCCCCCACCCAGCACAAAGCCAGTGCCGGTGAAGGCCGCAATGTGTTGCTGGTGGAGGACAACCCGGTCAACCGCACCGTGGTCGAAGCCATGCTGCGCAGCCTGGGGTTTGAGGTGAGCATTGCCACCGATGGCGCCGAAGCGATTCGCAGTGCCGAAAGCCTGATTTTCACGGCGATCCTGATGGATTGCCGGCTGCCGGTGATCGACGGCTATGAAGCCACCCGCCAGATCCGCCAACTGCCTGGCTGCGCTGACCTGCCGATCATTGCCCTGACGGCCAATGCACTACAGGGCGATCGCGAGGCATGCCTGACCGCTGGAATGAACGATTACCTGGCCAAGCCGTTCAAACGCACGGATTTGCAAAAAATCCTACAGCGCTGGGTGCATTAG
- the fabB gene encoding beta-ketoacyl-ACP synthase I, producing the protein MRRVVITGLGIVSCLGNDKETVSANLRASRPGIRFNPEYAEMGLRSQVSGSIDLPLEELIDRKIYRFVGHAAAYAYLAMKDAIADSGLSEDQVSNVRTGLIAGSGGASTLNQMEALDILREKGVKRVGPYRVTRTMGSTVSACLATPFQIKGVNYSISSACATSAHCIGTAVEQIQLGKQDIVFAGGGEEEHWSQSFLFDAMGALSTQYNETPEKASRAYDAKRDGFVIAGGGGMVVVEELEHALARGAKIYAEIVGYGATSDGYDMVAPSGEGAIRCMQMAMATVDTPIDYLNTHGTSTPVGDSKEMEGVRAVFGDKAPAISSTKSLSGHSLGAAGVHEAIYCLLMMEGNFMAGSANIEELDPAVADMPILTKTREDATINTVMSNSFGFGGTNATLVLKRWQGK; encoded by the coding sequence ATGCGCCGCGTCGTTATCACTGGTCTGGGCATCGTTTCGTGCCTGGGCAATGACAAAGAGACCGTCTCCGCTAACCTGCGTGCAAGTCGCCCTGGCATCCGCTTCAACCCGGAATATGCCGAAATGGGTCTGCGTAGCCAGGTTTCCGGCTCCATCGACCTCCCCCTCGAAGAACTGATCGATCGCAAGATCTATCGCTTCGTTGGCCACGCAGCTGCTTATGCCTACCTGGCCATGAAAGACGCAATCGCCGACTCAGGCCTGAGCGAAGACCAGGTGTCCAACGTGCGCACCGGCCTGATCGCCGGTTCCGGCGGCGCGTCGACCTTGAACCAGATGGAAGCGCTGGACATCCTGCGCGAGAAAGGCGTCAAGCGCGTTGGCCCGTACCGCGTCACGCGGACCATGGGCAGCACCGTTTCCGCGTGCCTGGCCACTCCGTTCCAGATCAAGGGCGTGAACTACTCGATCTCCTCTGCCTGCGCCACCAGTGCCCACTGCATTGGTACTGCGGTCGAGCAGATTCAGTTGGGCAAGCAAGACATCGTCTTCGCCGGTGGCGGTGAAGAAGAACATTGGAGCCAATCGTTCCTGTTCGACGCCATGGGCGCACTGTCCACCCAGTACAACGAAACCCCGGAAAAAGCCTCTCGTGCCTACGACGCCAAGCGTGACGGTTTCGTCATCGCCGGCGGTGGCGGCATGGTAGTAGTCGAGGAACTGGAGCACGCCCTGGCCCGTGGTGCGAAGATCTACGCGGAAATCGTCGGCTACGGCGCGACGTCCGACGGCTACGACATGGTCGCGCCAAGCGGCGAAGGTGCCATCCGCTGCATGCAGATGGCCATGGCCACCGTTGATACGCCAATCGACTACCTGAACACCCACGGCACCTCCACTCCGGTGGGCGATTCCAAGGAAATGGAAGGCGTACGCGCGGTATTCGGCGACAAGGCCCCGGCCATCAGCTCTACCAAGAGCTTGTCGGGTCACTCCCTGGGCGCCGCAGGCGTTCACGAGGCGATCTACTGCCTGCTGATGATGGAAGGCAACTTCATGGCGGGTTCGGCCAACATCGAAGAGCTGGACCCTGCTGTTGCTGATATGCCGATCCTGACCAAGACCCGTGAAGATGCCACCATCAACACGGTCATGAGCAACAGCTTTGGCTTTGGTGGCACCAACGCCACCTTGGTGCTGAAACGCTGGCAGGGTAAGTAA